The Penicillium digitatum chromosome 6, complete sequence genome has a window encoding:
- a CDS encoding Tripeptidyl-peptidase sed3, which yields MLKTEFFTFHQHDRQNLVIRTLGYSVPRNLHPHIQLIQPTTRFGSLIPQRRSAFKPKTATSGQLTASCGTTIIPDCLRDLYGIDNTTTRPEWRNRLGISGFLEQYARHTDFDEFLRQYAQSHTDANFSIVSINGGQDYQHSMSDSIEANLDVQYSIPLADEVLATFYSTGGRGPVVPEIAHPDPAESSNEPYLEQLHYLLNLPDEELPAVLSNSYGENEQSLPPSYLNATCSLFAQLGARGVSILFGSGDSGPGTSCMKNDGTKQSRFLPEYPASCPFVTSVGGTYGINPEREVSFSGGGFSEVFPRPQYQDQAVKGYLHHLGNRWNGLYNATGRGFPDLSAQATNFIVRDHGEWISVGGTSASTPVIAAVISRLNSARIAQGKPRMGFLNPWLYSHGQTGLRDIILGSSSGCKQNPGDVRVRNASWDATTGWDPVTGLGTPLFPTLVELALSDDHV from the exons ATGCTGAAAACAGAGTTTTTCACCTTCCATCAACACGACCGGCAAAACCTCGTCATTCGAACTCTTGGTTATTCCGTGCCTAGAAATTTACATCCGCACATTCAATTGATTCAGCCTACTACTCGATTCGGCAGCCTCATACCTCAAAGACGCTCCGCTTTCAAACCAAAGACAGCGACTTCCGGGCAGCTAACCGCTAGTTGTGGTACAACCATCATACCGGACTGCCTTCGGGATCTTTATGGAATTGATAACACAACCACCAGACCTGAATGGCGGAATCGACTGGGGATATCTGGTTTCCTGGAACAGTATGCTCGCCACACTGATTTCGATGAATTTTTGCGACAATACGCGCAAAGCCACACAGACGCTAATTTCAGCATCGTCTCGATCAACGGCGGCCAGGATTATCAACACTCCATGTCTGATAGCATCGAAGCAAATCTAGATGTGCAGTACTCCATTCCACTCGCGGATGAAGTGCTAGCAACATTTTATAGTACCGGGGGACGCGGTCCTGTAGTCCCCGAAATTGCTCATCCAGACCCTGCCGAATCATCAAATGAGCCATATCTTGAACAGCTCCATTACCTCCTGAATCTTCCCGATGAAGAGCTCCCCGCGGTGCTTTCCAACTCATACGGAGAAAACGAGCAGAGTCTTCCACCGTCCTATCTAAACGCAACTTGCAGCCTATTTGCCCAGCTCGGTGCCCGGGGAGTTTCAATCCTTTTCGGTAGCGGAGATTCTGGTCCGGGAACTTCGTGTATGAAAAATGACGGGACGAAGCAATCCAGATTTCTCCCCGAATATCCTGCTTCATGTCCATTTGTAACCTCCGTGGGTGGAACATACGGAATCAATCCCGAAAGAGAGGTTTCCTTCTCTGGAGGTGGGTTTTCAGAGGTGTTCCCTCGTCCCCAATACCAGGACCAGGCAGTGAAAGGCTACCTTCATCATCTTGGAAATCGATGGAATGGACTGTATAATGCTACGGGAAGGGGATTTCCCGATCTATCTGCCCAAGCCACCAATTTCATTGTTCGAGACCATGGCGAGTGGATCTCGGTCGGCGGTACAAG TGCTTCAACCCCAGTGATTGCAGCTGTAATTTCCCGGCTCAACTCTGCCCGTATTGCCCAGGGCAAGCCTCGAATGGGCTTCCTGAACCCATGGCTTTATAGCCACGGGCAAACAGGACTCAGGGATATTATTCTGGGCAGCTCCTCAGGCTGTAAACAGAACCCTGGTGATGTTCGGGTACGGAACGCAAGCTGGGATGCCACCACAGGGTGGGATCCAGTGACAGGGCTAGGCACGCCCTTATTCCCTACACTTGTGGAACTGGCATTATCAGACGACCATGTGTAG
- a CDS encoding Tubulin-specific chaperone c, putative, which translates to MAEAEIQHPRRMSADNQTVSKADISLKERFFRYFQHEITDLQQEMDRLADTSLVGGERADATDHCLAGIVRLSNEVKDAASYIPTYDQRVYAEAIKALQDRLSETRAAFEPRSKFSFKTKKNTSAVSLSDAALMAVEGRLSIPGYHSPGASSVDSSANQTPNYPSTPLNEPEKQQQERPELAPTSFPGVPAGNFAIKSPSENHSGGFAATGISSVSVDDYHKLHIMLPAAGSTSTVPVSLTSLDRCIVDMTIPTANGKPYASLTSKGIKESLLICGQVNGPAHITGIKRSVIVVSCRQFRMHNCSDVDVYLSCSSNPIIEDCSNIRFGRIPKAYALDHDRPDHEDRWSQVEDFKWIKPEPSPNWSLLDPNDAVPEEVWAEIVPGGPGWSLEDILHAVKVVQN; encoded by the exons ATGGCTGAAGCAGAAATACAACATCCACGACGAATGTCGGCGGATAATCAGACAGTCTCGAAAGCTGATATCTCCTTGAAGGAGCGCTTCTTCCGCTATTTCCAGCATGAGATCACCG ATTTACAACAGGAAATGGATCGTCTTGCAGACACGTCTCTAGTAGGTGGTGAACGTGCCGATGCAACAGACCACTGCCTTGCTGGGATCGTGCGGTTATCCAACGAAGTCAAGGATGCAGCGAGCTATATCCCCACCTATGATCAAAGGGTGTACGCAGAG GCAATCAAAGCTTTGCAAGATCGATTGAGCGAGACCCGTGCAGCATTCGAGCCCCGATCAAAGTTCAGCTTCAAGACCAAGAAAAATACGTCTGCTGTCTCTTTGTCGGACGCTGCCCTGATGGCAGTTGAAGGGCGTCTTAGCATCCCTGGATATCACTCTCCCGGTGCCTCGTCTGTTGATTCGTCCGCGAACCAGACCCCCAACTACCCTTCCACCCCACTGAACGAGCCGGAAAAGCAGCAACAAGAGCGACCGGAGCTTGCTCCCACTTCATTCCCAGGTGTCCCGGCCGGGAACTTTGCTATAAAGTCTCCCTCGGAGAACCACTCTGGCGGGTTTGCGGCCACCGGCATATCCTCTGTGTCGGTCGATGATTATCATAAACTTCACATTATGCTTCCAGCCGCCGGGTCAACATCCACGGTCCCGGTGTCTCTTACCTCCCTGGATCGCTGTATCGTTGATATGACGATTCCCACTGCCAACGGAAAGCCGTATGCCAGTCTGACTTCCAAGGGGATCAAAGAAAGCTTATTGATCTGCGGTCAAGTAAATGGCCCTGCACACATTACTGGCATTAAGCGTAGCGTGATTGTGGTATCATGTCGCCAGTTCCGCATGCACAATTGCAGCGATGTTGATGTTTATCTCAGCTGCTCGAGCAACCCCATTATTGAGGACTGCTCCAATATTCGATTTGGTCGAATTCCGAAGGCCTAT GCTTTGGACCACGACCGTCCCGATCACGAAGATCGTTGGAGCCAGGTCGAAGATTTCAAATGGATTAAGCCGGAGCCTAGTCCCAACTGGAGCCTACTCGACCCCAACGATGCCGTTCCCGAGGAGGTCTGGGCAGAGATTGTTCCCGGCGGGCCGGGATGGTCTCTTGAGGACATCTTGCATGCCGTAAAAGTAGTTCAAAATTAG
- a CDS encoding WD40 repeat-like-containing domain — protein sequence MASIQHPRSATTVFLDQPPSCLEFCPEAPDHFIVGTYLLSENKTENGEIEQSKTGSLQLWKLDPVSKTLAQIQRIAVPYAVFDLHFHPRRKSLFAIATSVGSVALFQISTNSDTGDASQTPSITQLWTKQVHEDPSIPALFLAWAPQKWFPQPAADGFAVTFSDSRTALFGTEGEIHHDESVAEWGTYEAKQRIEVWFVALSTSTENPGPETQNPSATPYMFTGNDFGSLHTRRFDNTANLDGPDEHVSPILLEHDDRARHHTAGVTAILPLDVPMVDDAPVLLTGCYDESLRVYHATRRGEVLAEQGLDGGVWRLQLLNTTRIPGSDVSECRFLVLASCMHAGTRLVRVTYTQEDGVPNWGIEVLAKFTEHESMNYASGVWEGGQGVTRSSEVLCVSSSFYDRRLCVWTIDVDLN from the exons ATGGCAAGCATTCAGCACCCTCGGTCAGCGACGACAGTCTTTCTAGACCAGCCGCCCAGTTGCCTGGAGTTCTGCCCCGAGGCCCCAGACCATTTCATTGTGGGCACCTACCTTCTATCAGAGAACAAAACAGAAAATGGAGAAATCGAGCAGTCCAAAACTGGGAGTCTGCAACTATGGAAATTAGACCCAGTTAGTAAAACATT AGCCCAAATCCAAAGAATTGCTGTCCCATACGCAGTCTTTGACCTGCATTTCCACCCAAGACGCAAAAGCCTCTTCGCAATTGCAACCAGCGTGGGATCGGTGGCTCTATTCCAAATCTCCACCAACTCAGACACGGGAGACGCATCCCAGACCCCAAGCATCACTCAACTATGGACGAAGCAAGTACACGAAGACCCATCAATCCCGGCGTTATTCCTCGCATGGGCACCGCAAAAGTGGTTCCCCCAGCCAGCAGCAGATGGCTTCGCCGTCACCTTCTCAGATAGCCGGACAGCCCTCTTCGGGACAGAGGGTGAGATCCACCACGACGAAAGCGTCGCAGAATGGGGCACGTATGAAGCTAAACAAAGGATCGAAGTCTGGTTCGTTGCATTATCAACAAGCACCGAAAACCCAGGCCCCGAGACGCAGAACCCATCTGCGACCCCGTACATGTTCACGGGCAATGACTTCGGCTCGCTACATACGCGCCGATTTGATAATACCGCCAACTTGGATGGGCCGGACGAGCACGTCTCGCCCATCCTCCTCGAGCATGATGATCGTGCTCGCCACCACACTGCTGGTGTCACTGCCATCTTGCCGCTTGATGTTCCTATGGTCGATGATGCCCCGGTTCTTCTGACAGGATGCTATGATGAGAGTCTCCGTGTGTACCACGCTACGCGGAGGGGAGAGGTTCTCGCTGAGCAAGGTCTTGATGGTGGGGTTTGGCGGCTGCAGTTACTGAATACGACGAGAATTCCGGGCTCGGATGTATCTGAGTGCCGCTTTTTGGTATTGGCGAGCTGTATGCATGCTGGGACGAGGCTTGTACGGGTTACGTACACGCAAGAAGATGGGGTTCCGAATTGGGGGATTGAGGTCCTGGCGAAGTTTACTGAGCACGAGAGCATGAATTATGCCAGTGGTGTGTGGGAGGGTGGACAGGGTGTGACTCGGTCTTCTGAGGTTTTGTGCGTCTCAAGCAGCTTCTACGATCGCAGGCTCTGTGTTTGGACTATTGATGTTGACTTGAACTAA
- a CDS encoding BTB domain transcription factor produces the protein MATRTSSRPAAQKAKEAISSSAEPTSKTTKGTKRKGSTEEAPQPKKEKIEETTPEGEKVEQVPGALAAGSVPKTEEAPVKTEQSSEEQPSKEHPAEIPPEKPQEVEGGLHKSEERENVVSSNILEKGFIYFFFRPRVNTEDPQSMGDVARSFFVLRPTVLGAKFDEGQGPVDEDASCRLLILPKKKFPTSPKERDMGFVEKAGQSMQALHDNFITGDIQEDFGLQPRGSWIVQSKSPKFAGPPVGQLPKNPEYPQSVLDKFEDLRWVPLQPEFLDYPNAQFLMIGEAQNDLGKAAFAMGGKQPHEEEPGQELEKMSDENEHRVDALKGDETVFEDLGYHAKIYPKVPTTWNS, from the exons ATGGCCACACGGACATCTTCACGCCCTGCTGCCcagaaggccaaggaagcCATTTCAAGTTCCGCCGAGCCTACTAGCAAGACCACCAAGGGAACAAAGCGGAAAGGTTCAACCGAAGAGGCTCCACAGCCCAAAAAGGAGAAAATAGAGGAAACAACGCCAGAAGGAGAGAAAGTAGAGCAGGTACCAGGCGCATTGGCAGCCGGTTCAGTACCGAAAACAGAGGAAGCACCCGTCAAGACAGAACAATCATCCGAAGAACAACCGTCAAAGGAGCATCCCGCTGAGATCCCTCCAGAAAAACCTCAAGAAGTTGAGGGAGGTCTGCACAAGTCCGAGGAGAGGGAAAATGTGGTATCCTCAAACATCCTCGAAAAAGGCTTTATCTACTTTTTCTTCCGCCCACGCGTCAACACAGAGGACCCCCAGAGCATGGGCGACGTCGCGCGAAGCTTCTTTGTCCTCCGTCCAACGGTCCTTGGGGCAAAATTTGACGAAGGACAAGGCCCTGTTGACGAAGACGCCTCCTGTCGCTTGCTGATccttccaaaaaaaaagtttccAACTTCGCCCAAAGAACGAGACATGGGATTTGTGGAGAAGGCTGGCCAATCTATGCAAGCTCTCCATGATAATTTCATCACCG GTGATATCCAGGAGGACTTTGGCCTGCAACCACGCGGGAGTTGGATTGTTCAATCAAAGAGCCCCAAGTTCGCTGGTCCACCGGTGGGTCAATTACCAAAAAACCCAGAATATCCTCAATC GGTGCTGGACAAGTTCGAAGATCTTAGATGGGTGCCTCTGCAGCCCGAGTTCCTGGACTATCCTAACGCTCAATTCCTCATGATTGGCGAGGCGCAGAATGACCTTGGCAAGGCTGCATTTGCTATGGGTGGTAAACAGCCGCATGAGGAAGAGCCTGGTCAAGAACTGGAGAAAATGTCAGACGAGAATGAGCATCGGGTTGATGCTCTCAAAG GAGATGAAACTGTCTTTGAAGATCTGGGCTACCATGCGAAGATTTATCCCAAAGTGCCCACAACTTGGAACAGTTGA
- a CDS encoding Coatomer alpha subunit produces the protein MQSSPNMLTKFESKSSRAKGIAFHPKRPWILVSLHSSTIQLWDYRMGTLIDRFEEHDGPVRGVDFHPTQPLFVSGGDDYKIKVWNYQTRRCLFTLNGHLDYVRTVFFHPELPWILSASDDQTIRIWNWQNRSLICTMTGHNHYVMCAQFHPTEDLIASASLDQSVRIWDISGLRKKHSAPTSISFEDQMARANPNQADMFGNTDAVVKFVLEGHDRGVNWVSFHPTLPLLVSAGDDRLVKLWRMSDTKAWEVDTCRGHFQNASAALFHPHQDLILSVGEDKTIRAWDLNKRTSVQSFKRDLDRFWVIAAHPEMNLFAAGHDTGVMVFKLERERPASAIHQNQLFYITKDKHVKSYDFGKNVESPPMLSLRKLGSPWVPPRTLSYNPAERAILVTTPADNGTYELIHLPRDGTGAVEPTDVKRGQATSAVFVARNRFAVFNPPSQQVDIKDLSNSTTKTIKPPAGTTDIYFGGTGCLLFITPTHVALFDIQQKKQLAELAVSGVKYVVWSNDGLYCALLSKHNVTIVTKTLDQVSTLHETIRIKSATWDDAGVLLYSTLNHVKYSLLNGDNGIIRTLDQTVYLVRVKGRSVYALDRNAQPRVLEIDPTEYRFKLALVKRNYDEMLQIIKTSSLVGQSIISYLQKKGYPEIALQFVQDPQTRFDLALECGNLEVANEMARELDRPNFWSRLGAEALAHGNHQIVEMTYQKQRNFDKLSFLYLSTGDQEKLSRMAKIAEHRGDFTSRFQNAIYRGDVEDRIQMFKEVDLYPLAYLTAKSHGLIEEAESILEAVGLSEDQIVLPTLDQPLKVPNPIAPTFKSNWPFKAAGHSSFEKALLGEVGAADEEVGAEGFEIEEEEQGDAVARETLDDDEEEVTGWDMGDDVNVEEEVDFVNVESAEAGAGSSEADSWARNSPLAADHVAAGSFDTAMQLLNRQVGAVHFAPLKARFLEIYKASKTYLPATAGLPPLINYVRRTVEETDSRKMLPIIPRDLETVANVDLQEGYAAMRSNRLEDGVATFKRILHTVLVNTVSSDADVEETKKIIATAREYILAMSIELERRALTTNSPEDLKRSLELSAYFTIPKLEVAHRQLALMAAMKLAFANKNYGSALSFANRMLANGGSAKLLEQAKKIKTQCERNPQDQIDIDFDPFAEFDICAASYTPIYSGSPSVSDPFTGAKYHPQYKGSVDRISNVTEIGAPASGLRLFVPSQF, from the exons ATGCAGTCCTCCCCAAACATGCTCACCAAG TTTGAGTCGAAATCCTCCAGAGCCAAAGGAATCGCATTCCATCCCAAACG GCCATGGATTCTCGTCTCCCTTCACTCCTCTACCATCCAATTGTGGGATTACCGTATGGGAACTCTTATCGACCGGTTCGAAGAACACGATGGCCCAGTTCGGGGCGTTGATTTCCACCCAACCCAGCCCCTGTTTGTGTCGGGAGGTGACGACTACAAGATCAAGGTTTGGAATTACCAGACTCGGAGGTGCTTGTTCACATTGAATGGTCACTTGGATTATGTGCGAACAGTATTCTTCCACCCCGAGCTGCCCTGGATTCTATCTGCGTCCGATGACCAGACCATCAGAATCTGGAACTGGCAAAATCGGTCACTCA TCTGTACGATGACCGGCCACAACCATTATGTAATGTGCGCTCAGTTCCATCCCACCGAGGATCTgattgcctcggcctcgttGGATCAGTCGGTTCGAATTTGGGACATATCCGGCCTGCGGAAGAAGCACTCGGCCCCGACCTCGATTTCGTTCGAAGATCAGATGGCAAGAGCCAACCCAAACCAAGCGGATATGTTTGGAAATACCGACGCAGTTGTTAAGTTTGTGCTAGAAGGTCATGATCGTGGAGTTAACTGGGTGTCGTTCCACCCCACACTCCCCTTGCTCGTGTCAGCTGGTGACGACCGGCTGGTTAAGCTTTGGCGGATGAGTGATACCAAGGCTTGGGAAGTTGATACTTGCCGCGGCCACTTCCAAAATGCCTCCGCCGCTCTGTTCCATCCACACCAGGACCTCATCCTTTCCGTTGGAGAAGATAAGACGATTCGCGCATGGGATCTAAACAAGCGTACATCCGTTCAGTCTTTTAAGCGTGACCTCGATCGATTCTGGGTTATTGCGGCTCACCCCGAGATGAACCTCTTCGCCGCGGGCCATGACACCGGTGTCATGGTCTTCAAGCTCGAGCGAGAACGACCTGCGTCCGCCATCCACCAGAACCAGCTGTTTTACATTACAAAGGACAAGCATGTCAAGTCATATGACTTCGGCAAAAACGTTGAGTCGCCACCAATGCTTTCGTTGCGCAAGCTGGGCTCCCCATGGGTCCCTCCGCGTACCCTCTCTTATAATCCCGCCGAGCGTGCTATTCTGGTTACTACGCCCGCCGATAATGGAACTTACGAATTGATTCATCTCCCAAGAGATGGAACTGGAGCTGTTGAGCCTACAGACGTTAAGCGTGGACAGGCCACTTCGGCAGTTTTCGTCGCCCGCAACCGCTTCGCTGTCTTCAACCCCCCGAGCCAGCAGGTCGATATTAAGGACCTTAGTAACTCCACAACGAAGACAATCAAGCCCCCGGCGGGCACAACTGATATCTACTTTGGTGGTACTGGATGTCTGCTGTTCATCACCCCGACACATGTTGCTCTGTTTGACATCcaacaaaagaagcagctggCGGAGCTTGCTGTCAGCGGAGTGAAGTATGTGGTGTGGTCTAACGATGGGTTGTACTGCGCTTTGCTCAGCAAACACAATGTCACTATCGTGACCAAGACCCTCGACCAGGTCAGCACATTGCACGAGACTATTCGCATCAAGAGTGCTACCTGGGATGACGCCGGTGTCTTGCTCTACTCCACCCTTAACCATGTGAAGTATTCCCTTCTCAATGGTGATAACGGCATTATTCGCACTCTTGATCAAACTGTATACCTTGTGCGCGTCAAGGGACGTAGCGTCTACGCTCTTGACCGCAACGCCCAGCCACGCGTCTTGGAGATCGACCCGACTGAGTATCGTTTCAAGCTGGCTCTCGTGAAGCGGAATTACGACGAGATGCTTCAGATCATCAAGACCTCGAGTTTGGTTGGCCAAAGTATTATCTCTTATCTGCAGAAGAAGGGCTACCCCGAGATTGCTCTGCAATTCGTGCAAGACCCCCAGACCCGCTTCGACCTTGCCCTTGAATGTGGTAATCTCGAGGTTGCCAATGAAATGGCACGGGAACTCGACCGCCCCAACTTCTGGAGCAGACTTGGAGCTGAGGCATTGGCTCACGGTAACCACCAGATCGTTGAAATGACTTACCAAAAGCAGCGTAACTTCGACAAGCTCTCTTTCCTTTATCTCTCTACCGGCGACCAGGAGAAGCTTTCTCGTATGGCTAAGATTGCCGAACATCGTGGCGATTTCACCTCTCGTTTCCAAAACGCTATCTACCGTGGGGACGTTGAGGACCGAATCCAGATGTTCAAGGAAGTGGACTTGT ACCCTCTTGCCTATCTTACTGCCAAGTCACATGGTCTGATTGAAGAGGCCGAATCTATTTTGGAGGCTGTTGGTCTCAGCGAAGATCAGATCGTCCTGCCCACACTCGACCAGCCTTTGAAGGTTCCTAACCCCATTGCTCCCACTTTCAAGTCCAACTGGCCTTTTAAAGCTGCCGGTCACTCCTCCTTCGAGAAGGCTCTTCTTGGAGAGGTTGGTGCCGCCGATGAAGAGGTTGGTGCTGAAGGATTTGAGATtgaggaagaggagcaaGGAGATGCTGTCGCCAGGGAAACTCttgatgacgatgaagaggaagttACCGGATGGGATATGGGTGATGATGTTAATGTTGAGGAAGAGGTCGACTTCGTTAATGTGGAAAGTGCCGAAGCTGGCGCGGGTAGTTCTGAGGCTGATTCGTGGGCTCGTAACTCCCCTCTGGCTGCCGATCACGTCGCCGCTGGCTCTTTCGACACTGCAATGCAGCTCTTGAACCGCCAAGTTGGCGCAGTTCATTTCGCTCCTCTCAAGGCTCGCTTCCTTGAAATTTACAAAGCGTCCAAGACCTATCTCCCGGCTACCGCTGGTCTACCGCCTTTGATAAACTATGTGCGCCGAACAGTCGAAGAGACTGACTCCCGAAAAATGCTTCCCATCATTCCCCGCGACCTAGAGACGGTTGCCAATGTTGACCTGCAAGAAGGTTATGCCGCTATGCGGTCCAACAGATTGGAGGATGGTGTGGCAACCTTCAAGCGTATTCTCCACACTGTTCTTGTTAACACCGTCTCATCCGATGCCGATGTGGAGGAGACAAAGAAGATCATTGCCACTGCTCGGGAATATATTCTCGCCATGTCGATCGAGCTCGAGCGCCGTGCTCTCACCACCAACTCCCCTGAAGATCTCAAGCGCAGCCTTGAGCTGTCTGCCTACTTCACAATTCCCAAGCTCGAGGTCGCTCACCGACAGCTGGCTTTGATGGCTGCTATGAAGTTGGCCTTTGCCAACAAGAACTACGGCTCCGCCTTGAGCTTTGCCAACCGGATGTTGGCCAATGGAGGCTCCGCTAAGCTTTTGGAACAG GCCAAGAAGATCAAAACTCAATGCGAGCGCAACCCTCAAGACCAGATTGACATTGACTTCGACCCCTTCGCTGAGTTCGATATCTGTGCTGCCTCCTACACCCCTATCTACAGCGGCTCCCCCAGTGTCTCAGACCCCTTCACCGGTGCTAAATACCACCCCCAGTACAAGGGAAGTGTCGACCGGATATCGAATGTTACGGAGATTGGTGCCCCGGCCAGCGGTCTGCGTCTGTTCGTCCCCAGTCAATTTTAA
- a CDS encoding Proteasome regulatory particle subunit (RpnL), putative produces MSDLQSLVSELHGAIERKQFDAANDLLSRSKRALLMQNALIPTSSTPPQLVVLARQVLELGALASIRQTDAQLFTRYYQQLQPFYDLERHAGLPGQSPSEVDFSTSQRSKITGLYLLLLLSMGDSANFHTVLEGLVEEASLKGGHVEDDACIKYPVELERNLMEGSYDKVWRETKSERVPSEDFGLFSNVLIGTIRNEIAGCSEKAYPSLPISNAKNLLFLESEGAVIEFAKQRGWILRDGRIYFPVEPEASARSEKDILMASGTVIENALGYARELETIV; encoded by the exons ATGTCCGATCTACAGTCCCTTGTGTCAGAGCTCCACGGTGCTATCGAGCGCAAACAATTCGATGCCGCCAACGACCTCCTCAGCCGTTCCAAGCGAGCTCTCCTTATGCAAAATGCCTTGATCCCAACTTCTTCCACACCTCCGCAGCTTGTCGTCCTTGCCCGCCAAGTCCTCGAACTCGGAGCACTCGCCTCCATCCGCCAGACCGACGCCCAGCTATTCACACGTTATTATCAGCAACTGCAGCCATTCTACGACCTCGAGAGACACGCTGGTCTGCCCGGGCAAAGCCCTTCGGAAGTTGACTTTAGCACTAGTCAACGCAGCAAGATTACAGGACTGtatctgcttcttcttttgAGCATGGGCGACAGTGCCAACTTCCACACAGTGCTGGAGGGGTTAGTGGAAGAGGCGAGCTTGAAGGGTGGCCATGTTGAGGATGATGCATGCATCAAGTACCCCGTTGAGCTGGAGCGCAACTTGATGGAAGGAAGCTATGACAAGGTGTGGAGGGAGACGAAGTCCGAGCGTGTTCCGTCGGAAGACTTTGGTCTGTTTTCGAAT GTTCTCATCGGCACCATTCGCAATGAAATCGCAGGTTGCTCAGAGAAGGCCTACCCCTCCCTTCCCATCTCAAACGCCAAgaatctcctcttcctcgagtCCGAGGGTGCAGTAATCGAATTTGCCAAGCAGCGCGGCTGGATCCTTCGCGACGGCCGGATATACTTCCCTGTTGAGCCCGAGGCGTCTGCCAGGTCCGAGAAGGACATCCTAATGGCTAGCGGCACTGTTATTGAGAATGCGTTGGGTTATGCTCGCGAGCTGGAGACTATTGTCTAA
- a CDS encoding Glycosyltransferase, DXD sugar-binding region has translation MISITYLNKSRALRLLVPIIIVFAFVYTFYADWKPVQKAIPSSHPSSGTVTIGDANLASPTSQIPGCPSPSKSKFRFSNNTSISDIPDKVWHSAKTDDISENQRTWVNSWSSTTPECRQELLTDRSGEAFVRAYYQETRPDIVEAIETLSIPILRADLLRYLIVFAEGGYWSDLDVTLEKPLSDWVPIEYKDQNIDLIVGLEFDFAYRGPEAEVASQFCNWVFAAQPSSRNLLVVVNAVVNKLKEIAKTNNVSLSGITLEMLKDVVNVTGPKIMTIAILESLGQLLNRTVDDRDFSGIKHPKLVGDVLIMPGVSFAAAQNGFPVDQGDALVTHHYEGSWKQADAEAKEQKKAKRARRA, from the coding sequence ATGATATCAATCACTTACTTGAACAAGTCGCGTGCCTTGCGCCTACTCGTTCCTATAATCATAGTGTTTGCATTTGTGTACACTTTCTATGCGGACTGGAAGCCAGTACAAAAGGCCATTCCCAGCTCGCACCCCTCCTCAGGGACCGTTACGATCGGCGACGCAAATCTAGCTTCCCCAACTTCACAAATCCCAGGATGTCCTTCGCCCAGCAAATCCAAATTTCGCTTCTCAAACAACACTTCAATTTCCGATATTCCGGATAAAGTCTGGCATTCCGCAAAAACCGATGACATATCGGAAAATCAACGCACATGGGTGAACAGCTGGTCGAGTACAACTCCCGAATGCCGCCAGGAGTTGCTCACCGACCGATCTGGCGAGGCGTTTGTTCGCGCATACTACCAGGAGACGCGGCCAGATATTGTCGAAGCCATCGAAACCCTATCGATTCCAATCTTACGGGCGGATCTTCTTCGGTATTTGATTGTTTTCGCCGAGGGCGGGTACTGGAGTGATCTAGATGTCACTTTGGAGAAACCACTTTCTGACTGGGTGCCTATAGAGTACAAGGATCAAAACATCGATCTGATTGTCGGTTTGGAATTTGATTTTGCCTATCGGGGCCCAGAAGCCGAGGTCGCATCTCAATTCTGCAACTGGGTTTTTGCAGCCCAGCCGTCATCTCGCAACCTGCTTGTGGTTGTTAATGCTGTCGTCAACAAGTTAAAGGAGATTGCAAAGACCAACAATGTGTCTCTCTCCGGTATCACATTGGAGATGCTTAAGGATGTAGTGAACGTGACCGGTCCTAAAATTATGACGATTGCGATCCTGGAAAGTTTAGGACAACTACTCAATAGGACGGTAGATGACCGCGACTTCTCAGGAATCAAACATCCGAAATTGGTCGGTGATGTCTTGATCATGCCCGGTGTTTCCTTTGCGGCGGCCCAAAACGGATTCCCTGTGGATCAAGGCGATGCTCTTGTGACACATCATTACGAGGGCTCGTGGAAGCAGGCAGACGCAGAAGccaaagaacaaaaaaaggcaaaaagAGCAAGAAGAGCGTGA